A DNA window from Impatiens glandulifera isolate HB10 chloroplast, complete genome contains the following coding sequences:
- the rpl36 gene encoding ribosomal protein L36, with protein sequence MKIRASVRKICEKCRLIRRRGRIIVICSNPRHKQRQG encoded by the coding sequence ATGAAAATAAGAGCTTCTGTTCGTAAAATTTGTGAAAAATGTCGATTAATCCGTAGGCGGGGACGAATTATAGTAATTTGTTCCAATCCGAGACATAAACAAAGACAAGGATAA
- the infA gene encoding InfA, which produces MKEQKWIHEGLITESLPNGMFRVRLDNEDLILGYVSGKIRRSFIRILPGDRVKIEVSHYDSTRGRIIYRLRNKDSRD; this is translated from the coding sequence ATGAAAGAGCAAAAATGGATTCATGAAGGTTTAATTACTGAATCACTTCCCAACGGTATGTTCCGGGTTCGCTTAGATAATGAAGATCTAATTCTAGGTTATGTTTCAGGAAAGATCCGACGTAGTTTTATCCGGATACTACCGGGAGATAGAGTCAAAATTGAAGTAAGTCATTATGATTCAACTCGAGGGCGTATAATTTATCGACTCCGCAACAAGGATTCGAGAGATTAG
- the rps8 gene encoding ribosomal protein S8 has product MGRDTIAEIITSIRNADMDRKRVVQIASTNITENIVKILFREGFIENVRKHRKTNKYFLVATLRHRRNRERSYRNILNLKRISRPGLRIYSNYQQIPKILGGMGIVILSTSRGIMTDREARLQGIGGEILCYIW; this is encoded by the coding sequence ATGGGTAGGGACACTATTGCTGAGATAATAACCTCTATACGAAATGCTGACATGGATAGAAAACGGGTGGTTCAAATAGCATCTACTAATATCACTGAAAACATTGTTAAAATACTTTTTCGAGAAGGTTTCATCGAAAATGTCAGGAAACACCGAAAAACCAACAAATATTTTTTGGTTGCAACCCTGCGACATAGAAGGAATAGGGAAAGGAGCTATAGAAATATTTTAAATTTAAAACGGATTAGTCGACCCGGTTTACGAATCTATTCTAACTATCAACAAATTCCTAAAATTTTAGGCGGAATGGGAATTGTAATTCTTTCTACTTCTCGAGGTATAATGACAGACCGAGAGGCTCGCTTACAAGGAATCGGCGGAGAAATTTTGTGTTATATATGGTAA
- the rpl14 gene encoding ribosomal protein L14, producing MIQPQTYLNVADNSGARELMCIRIIGASNRRYAHIGDIIVAVIKEAVPNMPLERSEVVRAVIVRTPKELKRDNGMIIRYDDNAAVLIDQEGNPKGTRVFGPIARELRQLNFTKIVSLAPEVL from the coding sequence ATGATTCAACCCCAAACCTATTTGAATGTTGCGGATAATAGTGGGGCTCGAGAATTGATGTGTATTCGAATCATAGGAGCTAGCAATCGTCGATATGCACATATCGGCGACATTATTGTCGCTGTGATTAAAGAAGCAGTGCCAAATATGCCCCTAGAAAGATCAGAAGTGGTCAGAGCTGTAATTGTACGTACCCCTAAAGAACTCAAACGTGACAACGGTATGATAATTCGATATGATGATAACGCTGCAGTTCTTATTGATCAAGAAGGAAATCCAAAGGGAACTCGCGTTTTTGGTCCGATCGCTCGGGAATTGCGACAGTTAAATTTTACTAAAATAGTTTCATTGGCTCCTGAGGTATTATAA
- the rpl16 gene encoding ribosomal protein L16, translating to MKGISFRGNHICFGKYGLQALEPAWITSRQIEAGRRGMTRNARRGGKIWVRIFPDKPVTIRPAETRMGSGKGSPEYWVAVVKPGRILYEMGGVSENIARKAISIAASKISIRTQFIISGSG from the coding sequence ATGAAGGGAATTTCTTTTCGAGGTAATCATATTTGTTTTGGTAAATATGGTCTTCAGGCACTTGAACCCGCTTGGATCACATCTAGACAAATAGAAGCAGGTCGACGAGGAATGACCCGAAATGCACGTCGTGGTGGAAAAATATGGGTACGTATATTTCCAGACAAACCAGTTACAATAAGACCTGCAGAAACACGTATGGGTTCGGGGAAAGGATCCCCCGAATATTGGGTTGCTGTTGTTAAACCGGGTCGAATACTTTATGAAATGGGCGGAGTATCAGAAAATATAGCCAGAAAGGCTATTTCAATAGCGGCGTCCAAAATATCTATACGAACTCAATTTATTATTTCAGGATCGGGATAA
- the rps3 gene encoding ribosomal protein S3: MGQKINPLGFRLGTTQSHDSLWFAQPKNYSEGLQEDQKIRNYIQNYVQKNMRISSGVEGIARIEIQKRIDLIQVIIYMGFPKFLIESRPRGIEELQMNLEKEFNWVNRKLNIAIRRIAKPYGNSNILGEFIAGQLKNRVSFRKAMKKAIELTEQTDTKGIQVQIGGRIDGKEIARIEWIREGRVPLQTIRAKIDYCCYTVRTIYGVLGIKIWIFIDND; encoded by the coding sequence ATGGGACAAAAAATAAATCCACTTGGTTTCAGACTTGGGACAACCCAGAGTCATGATTCCCTTTGGTTTGCACAACCAAAAAATTATTCTGAAGGTTTACAAGAAGATCAAAAAATACGAAATTATATCCAGAATTATGTACAAAAAAATATGAGAATATCCTCTGGTGTCGAGGGAATTGCACGTATAGAGATTCAAAAAAGAATCGACCTGATACAAGTCATAATTTATATGGGATTCCCAAAATTTTTAATAGAAAGTAGACCACGCGGAATCGAAGAATTACAGATGAATTTAGAAAAAGAATTTAATTGGGTAAACCGAAAACTTAACATAGCTATCAGAAGAATTGCAAAACCTTATGGAAACTCCAACATTCTTGGAGAATTTATAGCTGGACAATTGAAAAATAGAGTTTCATTTCGGAAAGCAATGAAAAAAGCTATTGAATTAACTGAACAAACCGATACAAAGGGAATTCAAGTACAAATAGGAGGGCGTATAGATGGAAAAGAAATTGCACGCATCGAGTGGATCAGAGAAGGTAGAGTTCCCCTACAAACCATTCGCGCTAAAATAGATTATTGTTGCTATACAGTTCGAACTATCTATGGGGTATTAGGCATCAAAATTTGGATATTTATAGACAATGACTAA
- the rpl22 gene encoding ribosomal protein L22 — protein MLQKRKTEIHAIGQHISMSADKARRVIDQIRGRSYEETLIILELMPYRACYPILKLVYSAAANASYNFDSKETNLIINKAEVYESTTVKKLKPRARGRSYPIKRPTCHIVIVVKDLSLSE, from the coding sequence ATGCTACAAAAAAGAAAAACAGAAATCCATGCTATAGGTCAACATATATCTATGTCTGCTGATAAAGCGCGAAGAGTAATTGATCAAATTCGTGGGCGTTCCTACGAGGAAACACTAATTATATTAGAACTTATGCCTTATCGAGCATGTTATCCCATTTTAAAATTGGTTTATTCTGCAGCAGCAAATGCTAGTTACAATTTTGATTCCAAGGAAACCAATTTAATAATTAATAAAGCCGAAGTCTATGAAAGTACTACAGTGAAAAAATTAAAACCTCGCGCTAGAGGACGCAGTTATCCTATAAAGAGACCTACATGTCATATAGTAATTGTAGTAAAGGATCTATCTTTAAGTGAATAG
- the rps19 gene encoding ribosomal protein S19 — translation MTRSLKKNPFVAKHLLKKIDKLNTKAEKEIIVTWSRASTIVPTMIGHTIAIHNGKEHLPIFITDRMVGHKLGEFSPTLNFRGHAKGDNKSRR, via the coding sequence GTGACACGCTCACTAAAAAAAAACCCTTTTGTGGCAAAGCATTTATTAAAAAAAATAGATAAGCTTAACACAAAAGCGGAAAAAGAAATAATAGTAACTTGGTCCCGAGCATCTACCATTGTACCCACAATGATTGGACATACTATTGCTATCCATAATGGAAAAGAACATTTACCCATTTTTATAACGGATCGTATGGTAGGACATAAATTGGGAGAATTTTCACCTACTTTAAACTTTCGAGGACATGCAAAAGGCGATAATAAATCTCGTCGTTAA
- the rpl2 gene encoding ribosomal protein L2, with the protein MVIHLYKTSNPSTRNGTVDSQVKSNPRNNLIYGQRRCGKGRNARGIITAGHRGGGHKRLYRKIDFRRNEKNRYGRIVTIEYDPNRNAYICLIHYGDGEKRYILHPRGAIIGDTIVSGTEVPIKMGNALPLSTDMPLGTAIHNIEITLGKGGQLARAAGAVAKLIAKEGKLATLKLPSGEVRLISKNCSATVGQVGNVGVNQKSLGRAGSKRWLGKRPVVRGVVMNPVDHPHGGGEGRAPIGRKKPTTPWGYPALGRRSRKRNKYSENLILRRRSK; encoded by the exons ATGGTGATACATTTATACAAAACTTCTAACCCGAGCACACGCAATGGAACCGTAGACAGTCAAGTGAAATCCAATCCACGAAATAATTTGATCTATGGACAGCGTCGTTGTGGTAAAGGTCGTAATGCCAGAGGAATCATTACCGCAGGGCATAGAGGGGGAGGTCATAAGCGTCTATACCGTAAAATCGATTTTCGACGGAATGAAAAAAACAGATATGGTAGAATCGTAACCATCGAATACGACCCTAATCGAAATGCATACATTTGTCTCATACACTATGGGGATGGTGAGAAGAGATATATTTTACATCCCAGAGGGGCTATAATTGGAGATACCATTGTTTCTGGTACAGAAGTTCCTATAAAAATGGGAAATGCCCTACCTTTGAGT ACCGATATGCCCTTAGGCACGGCCATACATAACATAGAAATCACACTTGGAAAGGGTGGACAATTAGCTAGAGCAGCGGGTGCTGTAGCGAAACTGATTGCAAAAGAGGGGAAATTGGCCACATTAAAATTACCTTCTGGGGAGGTCCGTTTGATATCCAAAAACTGCTCAGCAACAGTCGGACAAGTGGGGAATGTTGGGGTGAACCAGAAAAGTTTGGGTAGAGCCGGATCTAAGCGTTGGCTAGGGAAGCGTCCCGTAGTAAGAGGAGTAGTTATGAACCCTGTAGACCATCCCCATGGGGGTGGGGAAGGGAGGGCCCCAATTGGTAGAAAAAAACCCACAACCCCTTGGGGTTATCCTGCACTTGGAAGAAGAAGTAGAAAAAGGAATAAATATAGTGAAAATTTGATTCTTCGTCGCCGTAGTAAATAG
- the rpl23 gene encoding ribosomal protein L23, translating to MDEIKSAVLTDKSIRLLGKNQYTSNVESGSTRTEIKHWVELFFGVKVIAMNSHRLPGKGRRMGPIMGHTMHYRRMIITLQPGYSIPPLRKKRT from the coding sequence ATGGATGAAATAAAATCTGCAGTACTTACAGACAAAAGTATTCGGTTATTGGGGAAAAATCAATATACTTCTAATGTCGAATCAGGATCAACTAGGACAGAAATAAAGCATTGGGTCGAACTCTTCTTTGGTGTCAAGGTAATAGCTATGAACAGTCATCGACTCCCGGGAAAGGGTAGAAGAATGGGACCTATTATGGGACATACAATGCATTACAGACGTATGATCATTACGCTTCAACCGGGTTATTCTATTCCACCTCTTAGAAAGAAAAGAACTTAA
- the ycf2 gene encoding Ycf2, with translation MKGHQFKSWIFELREILREIKNSHYFLDSWTQFNLVGSFIHVFFHQERFIKLFDPRIWSILLSRNSQGSTSNRYFTIKGVILFVVVVLIYRITNRNMVEIQNLYLMGLLPIPMNSIGPRNDTLEDSFGSSNINRLIVSLLYLPKGKKISESCFLNPKESTWIFPITKKCSMPDSNWGSRWWRNWIGKRRDSSCKISNETVAGIEILFKEKDLKYLEFLFVYYMDAPIRKDHDWKLFDRLSLRKRQNRINLNSGPLFEILVKHWICYLMSAFHEKIPIEVEGFFKQQGARSTIQSNDIKHVSHLFSRNKGAISLQNCAQFHMWQFRQDLFVSWGKNPHESDLNVLRENWIWLDNVWLVNKDRFFSRVRNVSSNIQYDSTKSSFVQVTDSNQLKGSSDQSRDPLDSISNEDSEYHTLINQREIQQLKERSILWDPSFLQTERTEIEIESDLFPKRLSGYSSMSPLFTEREKRMINHPLPEEIEEFLGNPPRSIRSFFSDRWSELHLGSNPTKRSTRDQKLLKKQQDLSFVPSRRSEKKEMVNIFKIITYLQNTVSIHRISSDPGCDMVPKDEPDMDSSNKISFLNKNQFFDLFHLFHDRNRGGYTLHHDFESEERFQEMADLFILSITEPDLVYHKGFAFSIDSYGLDQKQFLNEVFNSRDESKKKSLLALPPIFYEENESFYRRIRKKWVRISCGNDLEDPKPKRVVFARNNIMEAVNQYRLIRNLIQIQYSTYGHIRNVLNRFFFGIQRDQDTVNHRTIMKYPINLHLSNLKKSQKKWFDPLIFSSRTERSMNGDPDAYRYKWSNGSKNFQEHFVSEQKSRFQVVFDRLRINQYSIDWSKVIDKKDLSKSLRFVLSKSLLFLSKLLFFLSNSLPFFFVSFGNIPIHRSEIYIYELKGPNDQLCNQLLESIGLQILHLKKWKPFLLDDHDTSQKSKFLINGGTISPVLFNKIPKWMIDSFHTRNNRRKSFDNTHSYFSMIFHDQDNWLNPVKPFHRSSLISSFYKANRLRFLNNPHHFSFYCNKRFPFYVERARINNYDFTYGQFLNILFIRNKIFSLCVGKKKHAFWGRGTISPIESQVSNRFIPNDFPQSGDEMDNLYKSFHFPSRSDPFVRRAIYSIADISGTPLTEGQIVNFERTYCQPLSDMNLSDSEGKNLHQYLNFNSNMDLIHTPCSEKYLPSEKRKKRSLCLKKCVEKGQMYRTFQRDNAFSTLSKWNLFQTYMPGFLTSTGYKYLNLRFFDTFSDLLPILSSSQKFVSIFHDIMISWRFLQKKLWKTQWNQISEISSKCFHNLLLSEEMIHRKNESPWTHLRSPNVWEFLYSILFLLLVAGYLVRTHLLFVSRASSELQTEFEKVKSLMIPSSMIELRKLLDRYPTSEPNSFWLKNLFLVVLEQLGNSLEEIRGYASGGNMLLGGGPAYGVKSIRSKKKYLNINLIDLISIIPNPINRITFSRKTRHLSHTSKEIYSLIRKGKNVNGDWVDDKIESWIANSDSIDDEEREFLVQFSTLTTEKRMDQILLSLTHSDHLSKNDSGYQMIEQPGAIYLRYLVDIQKKYLMNYEFNKSCLAERRIFLAHYQTITYSQTPCGANRFHFPSHGKPFSIRLALSPSRGILVIGSIGTGRSYLVKCLATNSYVPFITVFLNKFLDNKPKDFLIDDINIDDSDDIDASDDIDRDLDTELELLTMMNALTMDMVSEIDLFYITLQFELAKAMSPCIIWIPNIHDLDVNESNYLSLGLLVNHLSRDCERCSTRNILVIASTHIPQKVDPALIAPNKLNTCIKIRRLLKQRKHFLTLSYTRGFHLENKMFHTNGFGSITMGSNARDLVALTNEALSISITQKKSILDTNTIRSALHRQTWDLRSQVRSVQDHGILFYQIGKAVAQNVLLSNCPIDPISIYMKKKSRNEGDSYLYKWYFELGTSMKKLTILLYLLSCSAGSVAQDLWSLPGPDEKNGITTYGLVENDSDLVHGLLEVESALVGSSRTEKDCSQFDNDRVILLRRTEPRNPLDMMQKGSCSILDQRFLYEKYESEFEEGEGALDPQQIEEDLFNHIVWAPRRWRPWGFLWIERPNELGFPCWSRSFRGKRIIYDDSEFLQSGTMQYQTRDRSSKEEGLFRISQFIWDPADPLFFLFKDQPFVSVFSHRELFTDEEMSKRLLTSQTGPPPSLYNRWFLKNTQEKRFKLLINRQRWLRTNSSLSNGSFRSNTLSENSQYLSNLFLSNGRLLDQMAKTLLRKRWLFPDEMKIGFL, from the coding sequence ATGAAAGGACATCAATTCAAATCCTGGATTTTCGAATTGAGAGAGATATTGAGAGAGATCAAGAATTCTCACTATTTCTTAGATTCATGGACCCAATTCAATTTAGTGGGATCTTTCATTCACGTTTTTTTCCACCAAGAACGTTTTATAAAACTCTTTGACCCCCGAATTTGGAGTATCCTACTTTCACGCAATTCACAGGGTTCAACAAGCAATCGATATTTCACGATCAAGGGTGTAATACTCTTTGTAGTAGTGGTCCTTATATATCGTATTACCAATCGAAATATGGTCGAAATTCAAAATCTCTATTTGATGGGGCTTCTTCCTATACCTATGAATTCCATTGGACCCAGAAATGATACATTGGAAGACTCCTTTGGGTCTTCCAATATCAATAGGTTGATTGTTTCGCTCCTGTATCTTCCAAAAGGAAAAAAGATCTCTGAGAGTTGTTTCCTGAATCCGAAAGAGAGTACTTGGATTTTCCCAATAACTAAAAAGTGTAGCATGCCTGACTCTAACTGGGGTTCGCGGTGGTGGAGGAACTGGATCGGAAAAAGGAGGGATTCTAGTTGTAAGATATCTAATGAAACCGTCGCTGGAATTGAGATCTTATTCAAAGAGAAAGATCTCAAATATCTGGAGTTTCTTTTTGTATATTATATGGATGCTCCTATCCGCAAAGACCATGATTGGAAATTGTTTGATCGTCTTTCTCTGAGGAAGAGGCAAAATAGAATCAACTTGAATTCGGGACCGCTATTCGAAATCTTAGTGAAACACTGGATTTGTTATCTCATGTCTGCTTTTCATGAAAAAATACCAATTGAAGTGGAGGGTTTCTTCAAACAACAAGGGGCTAGGTCAACTATTCAATCAAATGATATTAAGCATGTTTCCCATCTCTTCTCGAGAAACAAGGGGGCTATTTCTTTACAAAACTGTGCTCAATTTCATATGTGGCAATTCCGCCAAGATCTCTTCGTTAGTTGGGGGAAGAATCCGCACGAATCGGATTTGAACGTATTGAGAGAGAATTGGATTTGGTTAGACAATGTGTGGTTGGTAAACAAGGATCGGTTTTTTAGCAGGGTACGGAATGTATCGTCAAATATTCAATATGATTCCACAAAATCTAGTTTCGTTCAAGTAACGGACTCTAACCAATTGAAAGGATCTTCTGATCAATCCAGAGATCCTTTGGATTCCATTAGTAATGAGGATTCGGAATATCACACATTGATCAATCAAAGAGAGATTCAACAACTAAAAGAAAGATCGATTCTTTGGGATCCTTCCTTTCTTCAAACGGAACGAACAGAGATAGAAATAGAATCAGACCTATTCCCGAAACGCCTTTCTGGATATTCCTCAATGTCCCCGCTATTCACGGAACGTGAGAAGCGGATGATTAATCATCCGCTTCCGGAAGAAATCGAAGAATTTCTTGGGAATCCTCCAAGATCCATTCGTTCTTTTTTCTCTGACAGATGGTCAGAACTTCATCTGGGTTCGAATCCTACTAAAAGGTCCACCAGAGATCAGAAATTGTTGAAGAAACAACAAGATCTTTCTTTTGTCCCTTCCAGACGATCGGAAAAGAAAGAAATGGTTAATATATTCAAGATAATTACGTATTTACAAAATACCGTCTCAATTCATCGTATTTCATCAGATCCAGGATGTGATATGGTTCCGAAGGATGAACCGGATATGGACAGTTCCAATAAGATTTCATTCTTGAACAAAAATCAATTTTTTGATTTATTTCATCTATTCCATGACCGGAACAGGGGAGGATACACGTTACACCACGATTTTGAATCAGAAGAGAGATTTCAAGAAATGGCAGATCTTTTCATTCTATCAATAACCGAGCCGGATCTGGTGTATCATAAGGGATTTGCCTTTTCTATTGATTCCTACGGATTGGATCAAAAACAATTCTTGAATGAGGTATTCAACTCCAGGGATGAATCGAAAAAGAAATCTTTATTGGCTCTACCTCCTATTTTTTATGAAGAGAATGAATCTTTTTATCGAAGGATCAGAAAAAAATGGGTCCGGATCTCCTGCGGGAATGATTTGGAAGATCCAAAACCAAAAAGAGTGGTATTTGCTAGGAACAACATAATGGAGGCAGTCAATCAATATAGATTGATCCGAAATCTGATTCAAATCCAATATAGCACCTATGGGCACATAAGAAATGTATTGAATCGATTCTTTTTTGGGATTCAAAGAGATCAGGATACTGTGAATCATAGAACTATAATGAAATATCCAATCAACCTACATTTATCGAATTTGAAAAAGAGTCAGAAGAAATGGTTTGATCCTCTTATTTTTAGTTCTCGAACCGAGAGATCCATGAATGGGGATCCTGATGCATATAGATATAAATGGTCCAATGGGAGCAAGAATTTCCAGGAACATTTCGTTTCTGAGCAGAAGAGCCGTTTTCAAGTAGTGTTCGATCGATTACGTATTAATCAATATTCGATTGATTGGTCTAAGGTTATCGACAAAAAAGATTTGTCTAAGTCACTTCGTTTCGTTTTGTCCAAGTCACTTCTTTTTTTGTCCAAGTTGCTTTTCTTTTTGTCTAACTCACTTCCTTTTTTCTTTGTGAGTTTCGGGAATATCCCCATTCATAGGTCCGAGATCTACATCTATGAATTGAAAGGTCCGAATGATCAACTCTGCAATCAGTTGTTAGAATCAATAGGTCTTCAAATCCTTCATTTGAAAAAATGGAAACCCTTCTTATTGGATGATCATGATACCTCCCAAAAATCGAAATTCTTGATCAATGGAGGAACAATATCACCAGTTTTGTTCAATAAGATACCAAAGTGGATGATTGACTCATTCCATACTAGAAATAATCGCAGGAAGTCCTTTGATAACACGCATTCCTATTTCTCAATGATATTCCATGATCAAGACAATTGGCTGAATCCCGTGAAACCATTTCATAGAAGTTCATTGATATCTTCTTTTTACAAAGCAAATCGACTTCGATTCTTGAATAATCCACATCACTTCTCCTTCTATTGTAATAAAAGATTCCCTTTTTATGTGGAAAGGGCCCGTATCAATAATTATGATTTTACGTATGGACAATTCCTCAATATCTTGTTCATTCGCAACAAAATATTTTCTTTGTGCGTCGGTAAAAAAAAACATGCTTTTTGGGGGAGAGGTACTATTTCACCAATCGAGTCACAGGTATCTAACAGATTCATACCGAACGATTTTCCACAAAGTGGTGACGAAATGGATAACTTGTACAAATCTTTCCATTTTCCAAGTCGATCCGATCCATTCGTTCGTAGAGCTATTTACTCGATCGCAGACATTTCTGGAACACCCCTAACAGAGGGACAAATAGTCAATTTTGAAAGAACTTATTGTCAACCTCTTTCAGATATGAATCTATCTGATTCAGAAGGGAAGAACTTGCATCAGTATCTCAATTTCAATTCAAACATGGATTTGATTCACACTCCATGTTCTGAGAAATATTTACCATCCGAAAAGAGGAAAAAACGGAGTCTTTGTCTAAAGAAATGCGTTGAGAAAGGGCAGATGTATAGAACCTTTCAACGAGATAATGCTTTTTCAACTCTCTCAAAATGGAATCTATTCCAAACATATATGCCAGGGTTCCTTACTTCGACAGGGTACAAATATCTAAATTTGAGATTTTTCGATACTTTTTCAGACCTATTGCCGATACTAAGTAGCAGTCAAAAATTTGTATCCATTTTTCATGATATTATGATATCATGGCGATTTCTTCAGAAAAAATTGTGGAAGACACAATGGAATCAGATAAGTGAGATTTCGAGTAAGTGTTTCCATAATCTTCTTTTGTCCGAAGAAATGATTCATCGAAAAAATGAGTCACCATGGACACATCTGAGATCGCCAAATGTTTGGGAGTTCCTCTATTCAATCCTTTTCCTTCTTCTTGTTGCTGGATATCTCGTTCGTACACATCTTCTCTTTGTTTCCCGGGCCTCTAGTGAGTTACAGACAGAGTTCGAAAAGGTCAAATCTTTGATGATCCCATCATCTATGATTGAGTTGCGAAAACTTCTGGATAGGTATCCTACATCTGAACCGAATTCTTTCTGGTTAAAGAATCTCTTTCTAGTTGTTCTGGAACAATTAGGAAATTCTCTAGAAGAAATAAGGGGTTACGCTTCTGGCGGCAACATGCTATTGGGTGGTGGTCCCGCTTATGGGGTCAAATCAATACGCTCTAAGAAGAAATATTTGAATATCAATCTCATCGATCTCATAAGTATCATACCAAATCCCATCAATCGAATCACTTTTTCGAGAAAGACGAGACATCTAAGTCATACAAGTAAAGAGATCTATTCATTGATAAGAAAAGGAAAAAACGTGAACGGGGATTGGGTTGATGATAAAATAGAATCCTGGATCGCGAACAGTGATTCGATTGATGATGAAGAAAGAGAATTCTTGGTTCAGTTCTCCACCTTAACGACAGAAAAAAGGATGGATCAAATTCTATTGAGTCTGACTCATAGTGATCATTTATCAAAGAATGACTCTGGTTATCAAATGATTGAACAGCCGGGAGCAATTTACTTACGATACTTAGTTGACATTCAGAAAAAGTATCTAATGAATTATGAGTTCAATAAATCCTGTTTAGCAGAAAGACGGATATTCCTTGCTCATTATCAGACAATCACTTATTCACAAACCCCGTGTGGGGCTAATCGTTTTCATTTCCCATCTCATGGAAAACCCTTTTCGATCCGCTTAGCCTTATCCCCCTCTAGGGGTATTTTAGTGATAGGTTCTATAGGAACTGGACGATCCTATTTGGTCAAATGCCTGGCGACAAACTCCTATGTTCCTTTCATTACAGTATTTCTGAACAAGTTCCTGGATAACAAGCCTAAAGATTTTCTTATTGATGATATCAATATTGATGATAGTGACGATATTGATGCTAGTGACGATATAGATCGTGACCTTGATACGGAGCTGGAGCTGCTAACTATGATGAATGCGCTAACTATGGATATGGTGTCGGAAATAGACCTATTTTATATCACCCTTCAATTCGAATTAGCAAAAGCAATGTCTCCTTGCATAATATGGATTCCAAACATTCATGATCTGGATGTGAATGAGTCGAATTACTTATCCCTCGGTCTATTAGTGAACCATCTCTCCAGAGATTGTGAAAGATGTTCCACTAGAAATATTCTTGTTATTGCTTCGACTCATATTCCCCAAAAAGTGGATCCCGCTCTAATAGCTCCGAATAAATTAAATACGTGCATTAAGATACGAAGGCTTCTTAAACAACGAAAGCACTTTTTGACTCTTTCATATACTAGGGGATTTCACTTGGAAAATAAAATGTTCCATACTAATGGATTCGGGTCCATAACCATGGGTTCCAATGCACGAGATCTTGTAGCACTTACCAATGAGGCCCTATCAATTAGTATTACACAGAAGAAATCCATTCTAGACACTAATACAATTAGATCCGCTCTTCATAGACAAACTTGGGATTTGCGATCCCAGGTAAGATCGGTTCAGGATCATGGGATCCTTTTCTATCAGATAGGAAAGGCTGTTGCACAAAATGTACTTCTAAGCAATTGCCCCATAGATCCTATATCTATCTATATGAAGAAGAAATCACGTAACGAAGGGGACTCTTACTTATACAAATGGTACTTCGAACTTGGAACGAGCATGAAGAAATTAACGATACTTCTTTATCTTTTGAGTTGTTCTGCCGGATCGGTCGCTCAAGATCTTTGGTCTCTACCCGGACCCGATGAAAAAAATGGGATCACTACTTATGGACTCGTTGAAAATGATTCTGATCTAGTTCATGGCCTATTAGAAGTAGAAAGCGCTCTGGTGGGATCCTCACGGACAGAAAAAGATTGCAGTCAGTTTGATAATGATCGAGTGATATTGCTTCGTCGGACCGAACCAAGGAATCCCTTAGATATGATGCAAAAAGGATCTTGTTCTATCCTTGATCAGAGATTTCTCTATGAAAAATACGAATCGGAGTTTGAAGAAGGAGAAGGAGCCCTTGACCCGCAACAGATAGAGGAGGATTTATTCAATCACATAGTTTGGGCTCCTAGAAGATGGCGCCCTTGGGGCTTTCTATGGATCGAAAGGCCCAACGAATTGGGATTTCCCTGTTGGTCCAGGTCATTTCGGGGCAAGCGGATCATTTATGATGATTCGGAGTTCTTGCAGAGTGGAACCATGCAGTACCAGACACGAGATAGATCTTCCAAAGAAGAAGGCCTTTTTCGAATAAGCCAATTCATTTGGGACCCTGCAGATCCACTCTTTTTCCTATTCAAAGATCAGCCCTTTGTCTCTGTGTTTTCACATCGAGAATTATTTACAGATGAAGAGATGTCAAAGCGGCTTCTTACTTCCCAAACAGGTCCTCCTCCATCTCTATATAACCGCTGGTTTCTCAAGAATACGCAAGAAAAGCGCTTCAAATTGTTGATTAATCGCCAGAGATGGCTTAGAACCAATAGTTCATTATCTAATGGATCTTTCCGTTCTAATACTCTATCCGAGAATTCTCAGTATTTATCAAATCTCTTCCTATCTAACGGAAGGCTATTGGATCAAATGGCAAAGACATTATTGAGAAAAAGATGGCTTTTCCCGGATGAAATGAAAATTGGATTCTTGTAA